CTTTATCGACATACTGGCTCCCGGCCACTACTTCGGGCCAGATGTTCGCAACTGGTTTAACTACATCGGACCCCAATTCGTGGGCGAGCTGGGCCTGATCAACATGCGGATCTTCGCCAAGGACGGAGTCGGTTTCGTCTACATGAATCAGACTTACGAGGGCAAGTTGGACGACGGGAAGCACTTCTTCTGGAAGATGCGTCAAACCGACGTGGTGCAAAAGATCGACGGCAAGTGGAAGATCCTGCACACCCACCTGTCCTTCGGAGCCGCACCACAAGCCAAGCACCCGGACTCCTGGGAAGTCGACTTCGAGATGCCCCGGCGGCCACAGCCCTGGACGGTCAGCCCGGAGTTAGCCGGCGGCTGAACGCCTTCGGCTATCGCCGCCCAAAGCCGTCGGCAACGGCTCAGAC
This genomic interval from Mycobacterium sp. SMC-2 contains the following:
- a CDS encoding nuclear transport factor 2 family protein, translated to MSSKASADFADPIALFGSDPEAVKEIAAMEKAVESNYNHQFLDDPDAPLEHYIEHPDVSFIDILAPGHYFGPDVRNWFNYIGPQFVGELGLINMRIFAKDGVGFVYMNQTYEGKLDDGKHFFWKMRQTDVVQKIDGKWKILHTHLSFGAAPQAKHPDSWEVDFEMPRRPQPWTVSPELAGG